The following nucleotide sequence is from Candidatus Izemoplasmatales bacterium.
GAACGGACGCGGTTTCGTCTACGTCCACACGCCGATCGTCACCGGCTCCGACGCCGAGGGCGCCGGCGAGATGTTCCGCGTCACCACCCTCGACCTCGAGGCGCTCGTGAAGAGCGGCGCGAAGGAAATCGACTTCGGGAAGGACTTCTTCGGGAAGTCGACGAACCTCACGGTCTCGGGCCAGCTTCAGGTCGAGACCTACGCGATGGCGTTCCGCAACGTCTACACCTTCGGCCCGACCTTCCGCGCCGAGAACTCCAACACCCAGCGCCACGCCTCCGAGTTCTGGATGATCGAACCGGAGATCGCCTTCGCCGACCTCAAGGACGACATGAAGCTCCAGGAAGACATGGTCAAGTACGTCATCGACCACGTCCTGACCCGCTGTCCGAAGGAGATCGAGTTCTGCGACGCATTCGTCGAGAAGGGCCTGAAGGCCAAACTCGAGCACGTGCTTTCGACGCCGTTTCGGACGGTCACGCACCACGACGCGATCGACATCCTCCAGAAATCCGGCGAGGCGTTCGAGAACGCCCCCGTCCAAGGCAAGGACCTCGCGACCGAGCATGAAAAGTATCTGACCAAGCATTTCGGCGGTCCGGTCTTCGTCACCGACTGGCCGAAGGACATCAAGGCCTTCTACATGCGTCAGAACGACGACGGGAAGACCGTCGCCGCCGTCGACCTGCTCGTCCCGGGATCCGGCGAGCTCTGCGGAGGCTCGCAGCGCGAGGAACGCCTGGACATGCTGCTCTCGCGCATGAAGGAAATGCACGTACCGGAGAAGGACCTCTGGTGGTACCTCGACCTACGTCGCTACGGCGGCTGCAAGCACGCCGGCTTCGGGATGGGCCTCGAGCGCATGATCATGTACGTGACCGGCGTCGACAACATCCGAGACGTGATCCCGTTCCCGCGCACGCCGCGAAACTGCGAATTCTGATGAAATGCGACGACAGGCGAGAACGCCTGCCGTTTTCGTCTCGCCCGGCGACCCCGGCAGGAGGATCCCGATGAAACGATGCGTAATGTT
It contains:
- the asnS gene encoding asparagine--tRNA ligase, encoding MATIERPSTTVKELYRAYQEFGGKTVALSGWIRNNRGQKEFGFLDLNDGSFFETIQVVYEDGRIENFKDAQKFRVGAAVAVEGILELTPAMKQPFEIKARRIELLGDSPENYPIQPKRHSREFLRENAHLRMRTNLFNAVFRVRSEVSFAIHSFLNGRGFVYVHTPIVTGSDAEGAGEMFRVTTLDLEALVKSGAKEIDFGKDFFGKSTNLTVSGQLQVETYAMAFRNVYTFGPTFRAENSNTQRHASEFWMIEPEIAFADLKDDMKLQEDMVKYVIDHVLTRCPKEIEFCDAFVEKGLKAKLEHVLSTPFRTVTHHDAIDILQKSGEAFENAPVQGKDLATEHEKYLTKHFGGPVFVTDWPKDIKAFYMRQNDDGKTVAAVDLLVPGSGELCGGSQREERLDMLLSRMKEMHVPEKDLWWYLDLRRYGGCKHAGFGMGLERMIMYVTGVDNIRDVIPFPRTPRNCEF